One window from the genome of Mucilaginibacter ginsenosidivorans encodes:
- a CDS encoding conjugal transfer protein TraI: MRFFKVVLPLSMAVILITLPDKKADAQFVIGQVLNQTVGRIIRAIDLGVQKAQNKTIWLQNAQKVIENQLNQLKLSQIAGVSQQQTDLFTKYYHELYTVKEIITNYEQVRNITLEQEALVREYQSGWSLTRQDKHFSAEELKYIASVYTGILKASVNNLDQLLVLVNSFKTQMSDGRRMELINATSRRVDENYNDLKEFNNQNIILSLERAHDEDDIQSTKNLYGIN, translated from the coding sequence ATGAGATTTTTCAAAGTTGTATTGCCCCTCAGCATGGCAGTGATCCTCATTACCTTGCCGGATAAGAAGGCCGATGCCCAGTTTGTCATCGGCCAGGTATTGAACCAAACGGTAGGCAGGATCATCCGCGCAATCGACCTGGGGGTGCAGAAGGCACAGAACAAAACAATCTGGCTTCAGAATGCCCAAAAGGTCATCGAAAACCAGCTGAACCAACTCAAGCTTTCCCAGATCGCAGGCGTCAGCCAGCAACAAACCGACTTGTTCACGAAGTATTACCATGAATTGTATACCGTAAAGGAGATCATTACCAACTATGAGCAGGTAAGGAACATCACGCTGGAGCAGGAAGCGTTGGTCAGGGAATACCAAAGCGGATGGAGCCTGACCAGGCAGGACAAGCATTTCAGCGCGGAGGAACTGAAATATATCGCTTCGGTTTACACCGGCATATTAAAGGCAAGCGTCAATAACCTCGACCAGCTTCTGGTACTGGTCAATTCCTTTAAAACCCAAATGTCGGACGGCAGGCGGATGGAACTGATCAATGCAACTTCCCGCCGCGTCGATGAAAATTATAATGACCTGAAAGAATTTAATAACCAGAATATCATCCTCAGCCTCGAACGGGCGCATGATGAAGATGATATTCAAAGCACGAAAAACCTCTATGGCATCAATTAA
- a CDS encoding TerB family tellurite resistance protein, which translates to MKRIKQIIAAATLLLLTATATKSRAQTTDMVQLILDIEKLTQLKCILSDMKTGYDLINGGYNQVKSIAQGNFNLHQTFLNGLLAVSPAVAKYGRVADIVLEQGYIVAEYTRTFSQAKQSGRFSADEIAYLGNVYTTLLQQSLLNLSRLADILTTGKLRMSDDERLRAIDHIYADTDDKLTFLRHFDQQATILAVQRKNEQNEIRGIQNLY; encoded by the coding sequence ATGAAACGAATTAAGCAAATCATAGCAGCCGCGACACTGCTGCTGTTAACTGCCACTGCAACAAAAAGCAGAGCCCAGACCACCGATATGGTGCAGCTGATCCTGGACATCGAAAAACTGACCCAGCTAAAATGCATCCTGAGCGATATGAAAACAGGCTATGACCTCATTAACGGCGGGTATAACCAGGTCAAAAGTATCGCGCAGGGCAATTTTAACCTGCATCAGACCTTTTTAAACGGACTACTGGCGGTCAGCCCGGCGGTCGCCAAATACGGCCGGGTGGCCGACATTGTGTTGGAACAGGGTTATATCGTTGCCGAATACACGCGCACCTTCAGCCAGGCCAAGCAAAGCGGCAGGTTCAGCGCGGACGAGATCGCCTACCTGGGCAATGTATACACCACGCTGTTACAGCAAAGTTTATTGAACCTCAGCAGGCTGGCGGATATTTTAACCACAGGAAAGCTGCGGATGTCAGATGATGAACGGTTGCGGGCAATTGACCATATCTATGCCGACACGGACGACAAGCTGACCTTTCTGCGGCACTTCGACCAGCAGGCGACCATCCTGGCCGTGCAGCGGAAAAATGAGCAGAACGAGATACGGGGCATTCAAAATCTCTATTGA
- the traK gene encoding conjugative transposon protein TraK, whose protein sequence is MFTHLKNIDTAFKHIKVFSCLLILACAGISCFAVYKSYQSSADFKNHIYILANGKALEAFAADRKSNIPVEARDHINVFHQDFFTLDPDDKQIQATITKALYLADGSAKTQYDNLKESGFYANLISGNVSQQLTVDSIQLDMNQYPFAFKCFATEKLTRTSSTVTRSLITQGYLRNVSRSDNNPHGFLIEKWQILENNDLVTKAQ, encoded by the coding sequence ATGTTCACCCATCTTAAAAACATCGATACCGCTTTTAAACACATCAAAGTGTTTAGCTGCCTGCTAATCCTCGCCTGCGCAGGTATATCCTGCTTCGCAGTGTATAAAAGCTACCAGTCCTCCGCCGACTTTAAAAACCACATCTATATCCTCGCAAATGGTAAGGCATTGGAGGCGTTCGCAGCAGACCGCAAAAGCAACATCCCGGTAGAAGCCCGCGACCATATCAACGTGTTCCACCAGGACTTTTTTACGCTTGATCCGGATGATAAACAAATACAAGCGACGATAACCAAAGCCCTGTACCTGGCGGACGGAAGCGCCAAAACGCAGTATGATAATTTAAAGGAGTCCGGTTTTTACGCCAACCTCATTTCCGGCAATGTCAGCCAGCAGCTAACGGTCGACAGCATTCAATTGGACATGAATCAATACCCGTTTGCGTTCAAATGCTTCGCTACCGAAAAACTCACCCGGACAAGCTCTACCGTAACACGCAGCCTGATTACACAGGGCTACCTGCGTAATGTAAGCCGCTCCGACAACAATCCCCACGGCTTCCTGATCGAAAAATGGCAGATCCTGGAAAACAATGACTTGGTCACCAAAGCGCAATAG
- a CDS encoding TraG family conjugative transposon ATPase, with amino-acid sequence MIPIEKIMPIYKIENNCLLSAQGDITVAYRAALPDIFTLSNADYENAHQSWLRAIRVLPKHSVMHKQDVFIRSHYAGARQERQSFLSCCADHYFEGRPYLDHTCYIFLTKKAEDRKTASSAYSGLMRKNIVPKQTIDQRLFAEFMEKVGQFAGILSGSGLISLQRLDDDELAGTMQQPGVLEQYCFLLGKDEKPVLKDVHLKDRIQVGELHGQLFTLSDAENLPSLCGSRIDYDKYSTDHTKFPVGFAAGLGLLLDCNHIYNQYIFIGDAAKTMKLLEAKKRRLQSLSTYSRENAIARDATNDFLNEAIGQGRLPVKAHFNVLAWTDRQNGLQNIKNQVGSAMALIGAIAKQETDGAPQIWWAGIPGNAADFPMNDTFDTFLEQATCFLNMESNYRSDPPQSGIRFCDRLSHKPVYVDLYDRPRQQGITSNMGTLVCGTSGGGKSVTVNHILQTLHDQEAHCVIIDIGGSYKGLCELVKGYYFTYEETNPIRFNPFHLPEGHLLDTEKKESLKALLVALWKQENDSFNRSEYVALSNALQGYYQHVEKDNAIFPCFNTFYEYLEKQYTEVLKGHRVKDRDFDLDNFMYVLRPYYRGGEFDYLLNATGNLDLLNQPFVVIELDNLKDHPVLFPVVTLIIMEMFISKMRKLKGIRKVLCIDEAWKAISKAGMASFVQYAFKTIRKFNGVPMVISQEVDDLISSSIIKDAIINNADIKILMDMRKFQYKFDKVQDALGLSDKAKTILLSVNKDEREIYIDIGGQIIKVYKNELCPEELYAFTTEGKERVRVQEYAAKYGSMEKGITALVNEFKNNRS; translated from the coding sequence ATGATCCCTATCGAAAAAATTATGCCGATTTATAAGATCGAGAATAACTGTTTGCTCTCTGCGCAGGGTGACATCACGGTCGCCTACCGGGCTGCGCTCCCGGATATTTTTACCCTGTCCAATGCTGACTACGAGAATGCGCATCAATCCTGGCTGAGGGCCATTAGGGTACTGCCCAAACATAGTGTGATGCATAAACAAGATGTGTTCATCCGTAGCCATTATGCAGGAGCGCGGCAGGAAAGACAAAGCTTTTTATCATGTTGCGCGGATCATTATTTCGAGGGCCGACCCTACCTGGATCATACTTGCTACATCTTTCTGACCAAAAAAGCGGAGGATCGCAAGACTGCCAGCAGTGCTTATTCCGGGCTGATGCGAAAAAACATCGTGCCGAAGCAGACCATTGATCAGAGGCTCTTCGCGGAGTTTATGGAAAAAGTGGGCCAGTTTGCCGGCATCCTGTCAGGCAGCGGTTTGATCAGCTTGCAGCGGCTGGACGATGACGAACTGGCCGGAACGATGCAGCAGCCGGGTGTCCTGGAGCAATACTGTTTCCTATTGGGCAAGGATGAAAAGCCGGTCCTAAAAGATGTGCACTTAAAGGACCGGATACAGGTTGGCGAGCTCCATGGACAATTATTTACGCTTTCGGATGCTGAAAATCTGCCATCGCTCTGCGGCAGCAGGATCGATTATGATAAATACAGCACCGATCATACCAAATTCCCGGTAGGTTTTGCAGCAGGGCTCGGCTTGTTGCTGGATTGTAACCATATCTACAACCAGTACATTTTTATCGGCGACGCAGCCAAGACGATGAAGCTGCTGGAAGCCAAAAAACGGCGCTTACAGTCCCTTTCAACCTATAGCCGTGAAAACGCCATTGCCAGGGATGCGACAAATGATTTTCTGAATGAAGCTATCGGCCAGGGACGCTTGCCTGTTAAGGCGCATTTTAATGTACTGGCCTGGACGGACCGGCAGAACGGCTTACAGAACATCAAAAACCAGGTGGGCTCAGCCATGGCACTGATCGGCGCCATCGCCAAACAGGAGACCGACGGAGCGCCGCAGATCTGGTGGGCGGGCATTCCCGGCAATGCTGCCGATTTTCCCATGAATGATACCTTCGATACATTTCTGGAGCAGGCCACTTGTTTCCTGAACATGGAAAGCAATTACCGCAGCGATCCGCCGCAAAGCGGTATCCGGTTTTGTGACCGGCTTAGTCATAAACCGGTTTACGTTGACCTGTATGACCGGCCGCGACAGCAGGGAATTACCTCTAACATGGGTACGTTGGTTTGTGGCACTTCGGGCGGTGGTAAGTCGGTAACCGTTAATCATATCCTGCAAACATTGCATGACCAGGAGGCGCATTGCGTGATCATCGATATTGGCGGCAGCTATAAAGGTTTGTGTGAATTGGTTAAGGGATACTATTTCACTTATGAAGAGACCAACCCGATCCGGTTCAATCCTTTCCATCTGCCCGAAGGCCATCTGCTGGATACTGAAAAGAAAGAAAGTCTGAAAGCCTTGCTGGTTGCGCTCTGGAAACAGGAAAACGACAGCTTCAACCGCAGCGAATATGTGGCCTTGTCCAACGCTTTACAGGGTTATTACCAGCATGTAGAAAAAGACAACGCCATTTTTCCCTGCTTCAACACTTTCTATGAGTACCTCGAAAAACAGTACACCGAGGTGTTAAAGGGGCACCGGGTCAAGGACCGTGATTTTGACCTAGATAATTTTATGTATGTTCTGCGGCCCTATTACCGGGGCGGTGAGTTTGACTACCTGCTGAACGCGACGGGGAACCTCGATCTGCTGAACCAGCCATTCGTGGTGATCGAACTGGATAACCTGAAGGATCACCCGGTTTTATTCCCGGTGGTGACGCTGATCATTATGGAGATGTTTATTTCTAAAATGCGTAAGCTGAAGGGCATTCGTAAAGTGCTGTGCATCGACGAAGCCTGGAAGGCGATTTCGAAAGCCGGCATGGCCTCATTTGTTCAGTATGCCTTTAAGACTATCCGCAAATTCAACGGCGTACCCATGGTGATTTCCCAGGAAGTGGACGACCTGATCAGTTCATCGATAATCAAGGATGCTATCATCAATAATGCCGACATCAAAATACTGATGGACATGCGGAAATTCCAATACAAGTTCGACAAAGTGCAGGATGCACTGGGTTTGTCCGATAAAGCCAAAACGATCCTGTTATCCGTCAATAAGGATGAGCGGGAGATATACATAGACATCGGCGGGCAGATCATCAAAGTATACAAGAATGAGCTCTGCCCCGAAGAACTCTACGCTTTTACAACCGAAGGCAAAGAGCGGGTAAGGGTTCAGGAATATGCCGCAAAATACGGCAGTATGGAAAAGGGGATAACCGCATTAGTAAATGAATTTAAAAACAATCGATCATGA
- the traJ gene encoding conjugative transposon protein TraJ, which produces MESLTGLQATLEQVYNQMLPLCGSLIGAAQGIAGFAALWYIAARVWRQIAAAEPIDFYPLLRPFALGLAIMLFPGVIAVMNGVLQPVVAATNNMVQDSNAAIATLLQQKTLAEQKTPAYQMFVGTDGEGDRDKWYKYTHPDDPTDSHEGMIGSVGNDIKFAMAKASYNFRNSIKEWMSEILEVLYEAAALCINTIRTFQLIVLAILGPLVFGIAVFDGFQHTLTVWMARYVNVFLWLPVANIFGSIIGKVQQNMLQLDIAQIQSTGDTFFSSTDTAYLIFLLIGIVGYFTVPTTANYIVHAGGGNSLLQKINSLVSSSTRTVVSAGGGFAADAFGNQRENVTQSYAVNSESEGYFKDKLKN; this is translated from the coding sequence ATGGAAAGTTTAACCGGCCTTCAGGCCACTTTAGAACAGGTCTATAACCAGATGCTGCCGCTGTGCGGCAGCCTGATCGGCGCTGCCCAGGGCATTGCAGGCTTTGCCGCACTCTGGTATATTGCTGCAAGGGTATGGCGGCAGATCGCCGCCGCAGAACCCATCGATTTTTATCCCTTATTGCGGCCTTTCGCTTTAGGTCTGGCCATTATGTTGTTTCCGGGCGTAATCGCGGTGATGAACGGCGTTTTACAGCCGGTGGTAGCAGCTACCAATAATATGGTACAGGACAGCAACGCCGCTATAGCCACCCTGTTGCAGCAAAAGACGCTGGCCGAACAAAAGACCCCCGCTTACCAGATGTTTGTCGGCACGGATGGGGAAGGCGACCGCGACAAATGGTATAAATACACACACCCGGATGACCCGACCGACAGCCACGAAGGCATGATCGGCAGCGTCGGCAATGACATCAAATTCGCCATGGCCAAAGCCTCTTACAATTTCAGGAACAGTATCAAGGAATGGATGTCGGAAATTTTAGAGGTGCTTTACGAAGCGGCTGCATTGTGCATCAACACCATTCGCACTTTTCAGCTGATCGTGCTGGCAATTTTAGGGCCCTTGGTTTTCGGCATTGCCGTTTTCGACGGTTTCCAGCATACACTGACCGTCTGGATGGCCCGGTATGTCAATGTATTCCTCTGGCTGCCCGTCGCCAATATCTTTGGAAGCATTATCGGCAAGGTGCAGCAAAACATGCTGCAACTGGATATCGCGCAGATACAAAGCACGGGCGATACCTTTTTCAGCAGCACTGACACGGCTTACCTGATCTTCCTGCTGATCGGCATTGTCGGTTATTTTACCGTCCCGACCACCGCGAATTACATCGTCCATGCCGGAGGCGGTAACAGCTTGCTCCAGAAGATCAACAGCCTCGTTAGCAGCAGTACCCGTACAGTCGTTTCAGCAGGTGGCGGCTTTGCCGCCGATGCTTTCGGCAACCAGCGCGAGAATGTCACCCAGAGCTATGCCGTCAACAGTGAGTCCGAAGGTTATTTCAAAGACAAATTAAAAAATTAG
- a CDS encoding DUF4134 domain-containing protein: protein MNKKDFLLLVSLVLIAVSGYAQDGNAGIQQATTLVQGYFSTGCTLMYAIGAVVGIVGAVKVYQKWNAGEPDTGKVAAAWFGSCIFLVVVATVIKSFFGL from the coding sequence ATGAATAAGAAAGATTTTTTATTACTGGTCAGCCTGGTGCTGATTGCTGTAAGTGGCTATGCGCAGGACGGAAACGCTGGCATCCAGCAAGCTACGACTTTGGTGCAGGGATATTTCAGTACAGGCTGCACGCTGATGTACGCGATCGGTGCGGTGGTGGGTATCGTTGGCGCGGTGAAAGTTTACCAGAAATGGAACGCCGGTGAGCCGGACACGGGTAAAGTAGCTGCTGCCTGGTTTGGCAGTTGCATTTTTTTAGTAGTCGTAGCGACCGTCATCAAATCCTTCTTTGGCTTATGA
- a CDS encoding RteC domain-containing protein, producing the protein MILRYSEKLYEDLESALGMLKLKEKHRFKRLEESIAVCRQYFIKLRDFCKTNPAGNKEDQISFFKSVKPKFKSLLIFHQAVLNMEARKPVGNKEALTAYYLDELKMLTYFFECNMDFYKYVRNGAVYLDEQYFLPGIYDPLLGSDENVLDGDPAFTTSHDSKLAQLMANELMLIYLEKAVLELNHREGTDLSSFIEEEMVVWTQTNTALGELIYGLKETKALNQGKLSVARITAYLEKVFHADVGNISDTWNYICGRANKTIYLDEMKKAVLERMVAKLR; encoded by the coding sequence ATGATTTTAAGATATAGCGAAAAACTTTATGAGGACTTGGAAAGTGCGTTAGGGATGCTCAAACTGAAGGAGAAGCACCGTTTCAAAAGGCTTGAAGAATCAATTGCCGTTTGCAGGCAATACTTTATCAAACTGCGTGATTTCTGCAAGACAAATCCGGCAGGCAATAAAGAGGATCAAATTAGTTTTTTTAAGAGCGTAAAACCCAAATTCAAATCCCTGCTCATCTTTCACCAGGCGGTACTTAACATGGAAGCACGGAAACCCGTTGGCAACAAGGAGGCACTAACGGCCTACTACCTGGACGAGCTGAAGATGCTGACTTACTTCTTTGAATGCAACATGGATTTCTACAAATATGTCCGTAACGGCGCTGTTTATCTGGACGAGCAGTACTTTCTTCCCGGCATCTACGACCCGCTGTTAGGGTCTGATGAGAATGTGCTGGACGGCGACCCCGCATTTACGACCAGCCACGATAGCAAGCTGGCTCAGCTCATGGCTAATGAACTGATGCTGATTTACCTGGAGAAAGCGGTGCTGGAACTGAATCACAGAGAAGGGACAGACCTGTCTTCTTTTATCGAAGAAGAAATGGTGGTTTGGACACAGACCAACACAGCCTTAGGGGAACTCATTTATGGATTGAAAGAAACAAAGGCATTGAACCAGGGAAAACTTTCCGTTGCCCGGATCACCGCCTATCTCGAAAAGGTGTTTCATGCAGATGTCGGTAATATCTCGGATACCTGGAATTATATCTGCGGCCGGGCCAATAAAACCATCTACTTAGATGAGATGAAAAAAGCGGTGCTGGAAAGAATGGTCGCCAAGCTAAGGTAA
- a CDS encoding conjugative transposon protein TraM — MNHTIQFKRTRKLLLFLPLLIVPLLSFAFWKLNSSNPSTNDQTKSQGLNTRLPDAKFDKHAKTPDKMSFYQQAVQDSGKARLSDGNPLLQKFGFKPKSAGGAVPNPLLANNTDPNVGRINQKLAEINRQISQPQPVNLPSGNGADNIAHDKSFSQQVSKLETMMKTMNSGQQPDPQMQQLSGMLDKIQAIQRPETTKSKPAESSVDTPFKATPAIVDGNQRILQGGVVRLRLTDTIRVKGALVSKGQLLFGSCNITNQRLLLDIKNIRLGHSIIPVSLTVFSLDGLPGIPAPEAELTGAAGEGANNALQDMQLLSMDQSLATQAASAGIDAAKGLLSKKVRRVKVRLKNGFPILLRNNQGKP; from the coding sequence ATGAATCATACCATTCAATTTAAACGGACCAGGAAGCTGTTGCTTTTCCTGCCTTTACTGATCGTACCCTTGCTCTCCTTTGCTTTCTGGAAATTAAATAGCAGCAATCCATCAACCAATGACCAAACGAAGAGCCAGGGATTAAACACCCGACTGCCGGATGCGAAATTTGACAAGCATGCCAAAACCCCTGACAAAATGAGCTTTTACCAGCAAGCGGTACAGGACTCGGGCAAAGCCAGGTTGTCAGATGGCAACCCCCTGCTGCAAAAATTCGGCTTTAAACCAAAGTCTGCCGGTGGTGCAGTTCCCAATCCGCTTTTAGCCAATAATACCGATCCCAATGTCGGCCGCATTAACCAGAAACTGGCGGAGATCAACCGGCAGATCAGCCAGCCCCAGCCGGTTAACCTCCCTTCGGGCAATGGCGCAGATAACATCGCGCACGATAAATCCTTCAGTCAGCAGGTCAGCAAACTGGAGACCATGATGAAAACCATGAACAGCGGCCAGCAGCCAGACCCTCAAATGCAGCAACTCTCCGGTATGCTGGACAAGATACAGGCCATACAACGCCCGGAAACGACAAAATCCAAACCGGCCGAATCCTCAGTTGATACACCTTTTAAAGCTACTCCCGCTATAGTCGACGGCAATCAAAGAATATTGCAAGGGGGCGTCGTCAGATTACGGCTAACCGATACCATCAGGGTCAAAGGTGCGCTAGTCAGCAAAGGGCAATTACTCTTCGGTTCCTGTAACATCACCAACCAGCGTTTGCTCCTGGATATCAAAAATATCCGCCTCGGACACTCCATTATCCCCGTCAGCCTCACCGTTTTCAGCCTCGACGGTTTGCCCGGCATCCCTGCGCCCGAAGCGGAACTCACCGGTGCTGCGGGTGAAGGGGCAAACAATGCTTTACAGGACATGCAATTGCTGAGCATGGACCAAAGCCTGGCCACACAAGCCGCCAGCGCCGGCATCGACGCCGCGAAAGGCCTGCTGAGCAAAAAAGTACGAAGGGTGAAGGTCCGGCTGAAGAACGGCTTCCCCATTCTCTTACGCAATAACCAAGGAAAACCATGA
- a CDS encoding TetR/AcrR family transcriptional regulator, producing MKRLIEAVGQILKDKGYTGLGVNKIAFQAGVSKELIYRYFDSLNNLLKAYISGKDYWQPLLTELSVAAIEKPPDMLQLFVTLLQDQFRFFYEEKEMQKFILWQISELNVLMRSISENRESEGAKLLNLTDEHFRDSGINFRPIVALLLGGIYYVILHAENNRSTVAGVDANLEKDREELLIAIEQILTWAWEKAAENKNK from the coding sequence ATGAAAAGATTGATAGAAGCAGTTGGTCAAATATTAAAAGACAAAGGTTATACCGGCTTAGGTGTAAATAAAATCGCATTTCAAGCCGGAGTAAGCAAAGAACTGATCTATCGGTACTTTGACAGTTTAAATAATTTGCTGAAGGCCTATATCAGCGGCAAAGACTACTGGCAGCCGCTATTAACGGAACTCAGCGTTGCGGCTATTGAAAAGCCTCCGGATATGCTGCAATTATTCGTCACGTTATTGCAGGATCAGTTTCGCTTCTTTTACGAGGAAAAGGAAATGCAGAAGTTTATTCTCTGGCAGATCAGCGAACTCAATGTTCTGATGCGAAGCATTTCTGAAAACCGGGAAAGTGAGGGCGCAAAACTCCTGAATTTAACGGATGAACATTTCAGGGATTCCGGTATCAATTTCAGACCGATCGTCGCTTTGTTACTCGGCGGGATTTATTACGTGATCCTTCACGCTGAAAATAATAGAAGTACGGTAGCCGGAGTTGATGCCAACCTAGAGAAGGACAGGGAAGAACTATTGATTGCGATTGAGCAAATCCTTACCTGGGCATGGGAAAAGGCGGCAGAGAATAAAAACAAATAA
- a CDS encoding DUF4133 domain-containing protein has translation MSSVYHINKGINKSIEFRGLRAQYISYLAAALVILLILFVILYVTGVNRYACLVLVFGSGTALVMGIFRLSYKYGQYGLMKRSAKRRLPDYVKFRSRKIFMHL, from the coding sequence ATGAGCAGCGTCTATCACATCAACAAGGGCATCAACAAAAGCATAGAGTTTCGGGGTCTGCGGGCCCAATACATCAGTTACCTCGCCGCCGCCTTGGTCATTTTACTCATCCTTTTTGTCATCCTGTACGTGACCGGGGTTAACCGGTACGCCTGCCTGGTATTGGTCTTCGGATCGGGCACCGCCCTGGTCATGGGCATCTTCCGGCTCAGTTATAAATACGGCCAGTACGGTTTGATGAAAAGAAGCGCCAAAAGGCGGCTTCCGGACTATGTCAAATTTCGTTCACGAAAAATATTTATGCACTTATGA